Proteins encoded together in one bacterium window:
- a CDS encoding nitrite reductase has protein sequence DGRYFMVAANMRDQIVVVDLKTKEMVTKFKTGIKPHPGRGANWQDPEYGWVNATTHLGEGKMAVYGADPEGSPEHAWKVVREIELPASGGLFLKTHPESDWVWFDSPLAADEEMTRQICAYSKSKGEIEKCWQPTDRGRTVHFEYNRQGTEVWVSGWDRRGQIIIYDDDTLEEIARLDEDWMVTPTGKFNVHNTAHDIY, from the coding sequence ACGACGGAAGGTATTTCATGGTGGCGGCGAACATGCGTGACCAGATCGTGGTGGTCGATCTCAAGACGAAGGAGATGGTCACCAAGTTCAAGACCGGCATCAAGCCCCACCCCGGCCGCGGTGCCAACTGGCAGGATCCCGAGTATGGCTGGGTGAACGCCACCACCCATCTCGGGGAAGGCAAGATGGCGGTCTATGGAGCCGATCCCGAGGGAAGCCCCGAGCACGCCTGGAAGGTCGTCCGGGAGATCGAGCTACCGGCCAGTGGCGGCCTCTTCCTCAAGACCCATCCCGAGTCGGATTGGGTCTGGTTCGACTCACCGCTCGCGGCCGACGAGGAGATGACCCGGCAAATCTGCGCCTACTCCAAGTCCAAGGGCGAAATCGAGAAGTGCTGGCAGCCGACCGACCGGGGTCGCACGGTCCACTTCGAGTACAACCGCCAGGGCACCGAGGTCTGGGTCTCCGGCTGGGATCGCCGCGGTCAGATCATCATTTACGACGACGACACTCTCGAAGAGATTGCGCGCCTGGATGAGGACTGGATGGTGACGCCTACAGGCAAGTTCAATGTCCACAATACGGCGCACGACATCTACTGA
- a CDS encoding DNA photolyase produces MSVPDYDAKLRRIAGQTLLPKLATATGEYLRDLAGTYRFTFQELRAAAQAARDLEMWNEEPLERWWPRAENRARGEGRERKKALLRDLEAHLGELARCEKSYPREVLSGHPRRHVHLGEKDSSGAVFGRCPAYSEHTVCCGLRNIDAVRGCPFGCSYCTIQTFYGDTAELETDLAHKLGDIELDPERFYHIGTGQASDSLVWGNRGGILDTLLAFAARNPNVVLELKTKSDNVEDLLAREISPNVVCSWSLATETIIRNEEHGTASHEKRLRAARRVAEHGCTIGFHFHPMVYYEGWRGEYRDIADRLLSLFSPREVAFVSMGSMTFIRPVVTKIRRRGGSTKVLQMEMVQDAHGKLTYPDEVKTRLFGHLFGALEDWHGRVLFYLCMENATMWETVFGAPPPTSESFEQLFARRCLAV; encoded by the coding sequence ATGAGTGTTCCCGACTATGACGCCAAGCTCAGGCGAATCGCGGGTCAGACTCTGCTTCCCAAGCTTGCCACGGCGACTGGTGAATACTTGCGGGATCTGGCCGGCACCTACCGTTTCACCTTCCAGGAGTTGCGAGCCGCAGCCCAGGCCGCTCGCGATCTCGAGATGTGGAACGAAGAGCCCTTGGAGCGCTGGTGGCCCCGCGCGGAGAACAGAGCTCGGGGAGAGGGGCGCGAGCGCAAGAAGGCTCTTCTGCGGGACCTGGAGGCGCATCTGGGGGAGTTGGCCAGATGCGAAAAGAGCTATCCTCGGGAGGTTCTCTCCGGCCACCCGCGCCGCCATGTTCATCTGGGAGAGAAGGACTCATCGGGCGCCGTTTTCGGTCGCTGCCCCGCCTACTCCGAGCACACGGTCTGCTGCGGCCTGCGCAACATCGATGCCGTGCGCGGCTGTCCTTTCGGATGCAGCTACTGCACCATCCAGACCTTCTACGGCGACACCGCCGAGCTGGAAACCGATCTCGCGCACAAGCTGGGCGACATCGAGCTGGATCCCGAGCGCTTTTACCACATCGGCACCGGCCAGGCCTCCGATTCCCTCGTCTGGGGGAACCGGGGCGGCATCCTCGACACCCTGCTGGCCTTTGCTGCCCGAAACCCGAACGTTGTCCTGGAGCTCAAGACCAAGTCCGACAATGTCGAGGATCTGCTCGCGCGTGAGATCTCACCGAACGTTGTATGCAGTTGGTCGCTTGCCACCGAGACGATCATCCGCAACGAGGAGCACGGAACAGCGTCTCACGAGAAGCGTCTGCGAGCGGCACGCCGCGTAGCCGAGCACGGCTGCACGATCGGCTTCCACTTCCATCCGATGGTGTACTACGAAGGTTGGCGAGGTGAGTATCGCGACATCGCCGATCGGCTGCTGTCGCTGTTTTCGCCGCGGGAGGTCGCCTTCGTGTCGATGGGATCGATGACTTTCATCCGGCCCGTGGTCACGAAGATCCGAAGGCGGGGCGGCTCGACCAAGGTCCTGCAGATGGAGATGGTTCAGGACGCCCATGGCAAGCTCACCTACCCGGACGAGGTAAAGACTCGGCTCTTCGGACATCTCTTCGGCGCACTCGAGGACTGGCACGGGCGGGTCCTGTTCTACCTGTGCATGGAGAACGCCACCATGTGGGAAACCGTCTTCGGAGCGCCGCCTCCGACCAGCGAGAGCTTCGAGCAGCTCTTCGCCCGTCGCTGTCTCGCTGTCTGA
- a CDS encoding FAD-dependent oxidoreductase has product MTEDRTESHFQAEFRDLTWYRENVPCMQACPVHTDSGRYVQHIANGDDLSAFLVARSSNPLASICGRICAAPCEDACRRNWIDGAVMIRPLKRFVTEQFGVESSSPNSYQALLDGAEDPGCSRLGHLSRLALHRDVGQGRKVAVVGSGPAGLGCAHDLALLGYRVTVFEALDQPGGMLRYGIPEYRLPRGVIEREVAAIEKLGASFRYGTPLTEEFGLEALRRDGYEAVFLSVGASRGRDLDIPGHDLDGVVKAVDYLLNMNRGYRTDLGERVIVIGGGSVALDAARTAVREVYEPMEEIELTADAAAGQPALDVARGALRAGAKEVHVISLESMEELPAAKTVQGRDELKEAIEEGIELHPAWGPKRFLGEGHLTGAEFVACTRVFDEEGRFRPEFDEAQTMRLEADSVVLAIGQQADLSFLEESDGVELTRGGTIKIDAETLGTTAPGVFSGGDVAFGPRIAIEAVANGKRAARSIHEYLGGKPTKTLLDVKVERIPPDRYWTFAGYEHRDRSLPRTVELGRRTGITEVEEVFDEAQARAQAERCLICHVDTIYDPLKCVLCGRCADVCPSQCLVFAPIERVEMLEEQKTAAVENCGHDPEQPLTVLLKDDTDCIRCGLCAERCPTEAMNMERFEFAERSA; this is encoded by the coding sequence ATGACCGAGGATCGGACAGAGAGCCACTTTCAGGCCGAGTTTCGGGATCTGACCTGGTACCGGGAAAACGTGCCCTGTATGCAGGCCTGCCCGGTTCATACCGACTCGGGTCGCTACGTGCAGCATATTGCCAACGGCGACGATCTTTCGGCGTTTCTTGTCGCCCGTTCCTCGAATCCGCTGGCTTCGATCTGCGGCCGCATCTGCGCCGCCCCGTGCGAGGACGCCTGCCGCCGCAATTGGATCGACGGCGCGGTGATGATCCGACCGCTCAAGCGGTTCGTCACCGAGCAGTTCGGCGTCGAATCCTCGTCACCCAACTCTTACCAGGCCTTGCTCGACGGCGCCGAGGATCCCGGCTGCAGCCGTCTGGGGCATCTTTCCCGGCTGGCGCTGCATCGAGACGTCGGGCAGGGCAGGAAAGTTGCGGTGGTCGGCTCGGGTCCGGCCGGCCTGGGTTGTGCCCACGATCTGGCGCTTCTCGGATACCGGGTGACGGTGTTCGAGGCACTGGACCAGCCGGGGGGCATGCTTCGCTACGGCATTCCCGAATACCGGCTGCCACGAGGGGTGATCGAGCGCGAGGTCGCCGCCATCGAGAAGCTCGGGGCTTCGTTTCGCTACGGAACGCCTCTGACCGAGGAGTTCGGTCTCGAGGCCCTGCGGCGCGACGGCTACGAGGCGGTTTTCCTGTCCGTTGGAGCCTCGCGCGGTCGCGACTTGGACATCCCAGGTCACGATCTCGACGGTGTGGTCAAGGCGGTCGACTACCTCCTCAACATGAACCGGGGCTACCGCACCGACCTGGGCGAACGGGTCATCGTCATCGGCGGCGGCTCAGTGGCTCTGGACGCGGCGCGCACGGCGGTGCGCGAAGTCTACGAGCCGATGGAGGAGATCGAGCTCACCGCCGACGCGGCCGCGGGCCAGCCCGCTCTGGACGTGGCCCGAGGGGCGCTGCGGGCAGGAGCGAAGGAGGTCCACGTCATCTCGCTCGAGTCGATGGAGGAGTTGCCGGCGGCCAAGACGGTTCAGGGTCGAGACGAGCTCAAAGAGGCGATCGAAGAGGGGATCGAGCTCCATCCCGCCTGGGGACCGAAGCGTTTTCTCGGCGAGGGGCACCTCACCGGCGCCGAGTTCGTCGCCTGCACTCGTGTCTTCGATGAGGAAGGCCGCTTCAGGCCCGAGTTCGACGAGGCGCAGACGATGCGCCTGGAGGCCGACTCGGTGGTGCTCGCCATCGGGCAGCAGGCGGATCTCTCCTTTCTCGAAGAGAGCGACGGGGTCGAGCTCACCCGTGGCGGGACGATCAAGATCGACGCGGAAACCCTGGGGACCACGGCGCCGGGAGTCTTCTCGGGCGGCGACGTCGCCTTCGGTCCACGCATCGCCATTGAGGCCGTGGCCAACGGCAAGCGCGCCGCGCGGTCGATCCATGAGTACCTCGGCGGAAAGCCGACAAAGACTCTCCTCGACGTCAAGGTGGAGAGGATTCCGCCCGACCGGTACTGGACCTTCGCCGGCTACGAGCACCGGGATCGCTCTCTGCCACGAACGGTCGAGCTGGGCCGGCGCACGGGAATCACCGAAGTCGAAGAGGTTTTCGACGAGGCGCAGGCCCGAGCGCAGGCCGAGCGCTGCCTCATCTGCCACGTAGACACGATCTACGACCCACTCAAGTGTGTGCTTTGTGGACGCTGTGCCGATGTCTGTCCCAGCCAGTGTCTGGTGTTCGCTCCGATCGAGCGGGTGGAGATGCTGGAAGAGCAGAAGACGGCGGCCGTGGAGAACTGCGGCCACGATCCGGAGCAACCACTCACCGTCCTATTGAAGGACGACACCGACTGCATCCGCTGCGGCCTGTGCGCGGAGCGCTGTCCCACCGAGGCGATGAACATGGAGAGATTCGAGTTCGCGGAGAGAAGCGCATGA
- a CDS encoding Rieske (2Fe-2S) protein, with translation MSEDKLESPESRRGFLTKLTGGLFGAGLLGGSWTFIRSLVPNVLYEPPQRFKIGDPEAYTAGVHFLDKHRLFLFREENSFHAISAVCSHLGCTVKFSPFKQLREMTVRKLSYRSRGEFRCACHGSHFRDEGTNYAGPAPRPLKWHELTRSPEDGQLVVDLAREVDRDFRLVV, from the coding sequence ATGAGTGAGGACAAGCTGGAAAGCCCAGAAAGCCGGAGAGGATTCCTGACCAAGTTGACCGGAGGGCTCTTCGGAGCCGGGCTCCTCGGAGGGTCCTGGACTTTTATCCGCTCTCTGGTTCCCAACGTCCTCTACGAGCCGCCGCAAAGGTTCAAGATCGGTGACCCTGAGGCGTACACGGCGGGCGTCCATTTCCTCGACAAGCATCGTCTGTTCCTGTTCAGGGAAGAGAATTCCTTTCACGCGATCTCGGCCGTCTGCAGTCATCTCGGCTGCACCGTCAAGTTCTCTCCCTTCAAGCAGCTGCGCGAGATGACGGTGCGCAAGTTGAGCTACCGATCCCGAGGCGAGTTCCGTTGTGCCTGCCATGGGTCCCACTTCCGGGACGAAGGCACCAACTACGCCGGTCCCGCCCCCCGCCCCCTGAAGTGGCACGAGCTGACGCGGTCACCCGAGGACGGGCAGCTGGTGGTCGATCTGGCAAGAGAAGTCGACCGCGACTTTCGACTGGTGGTCTGA
- a CDS encoding DUF4405 domain-containing protein, whose product MSLLPKTTLLDKLLWPWRPLTDREAGDAVVSNFLLHWFPTRVTLKSLSLKYSLYLGTISMVLFAILTVTGVFLMFLYVPSVERAYWGIKDLDYAVSFGWLLRRVHRISAHLMVVAVFLHMFRVFLTGSYKKGSAVGSQRPFNWVLGVLLLALTLFLSFTGYLLPWDQLAFWAITVGTNIAASVPVVGEQIRQFLLGGTLIGQNTLIRFYVLHVFFLPLALGGVAVWHMWRIRKDGGLAVTEQLREKNREAEPEEPLKTKTWSVLGIASGTSVTVMDPATVHESDSVPSSPFLTARLLGVTVATLIVTLLLGLVVAAPLEQAANPEVTPNPAKAPWYFLGLQELVSYSALMGGVLIPGIVLLGLALIPFLDREQRLIGYWFTDAAGKKWALIGLAWGLVWTIGCVALGVKVPVRELFPTIESQIFFDLVNPATLLLLSFVALYYIALKATASTRTAAVATFCAFIVAFLLLTWAGTAMRGPNWEFFWPWQEWPQQPIQF is encoded by the coding sequence ATGAGTCTGTTGCCGAAGACAACCCTGCTCGACAAGCTGCTCTGGCCGTGGCGGCCGCTGACCGACCGCGAGGCAGGCGATGCGGTGGTCTCCAACTTCCTGCTGCACTGGTTTCCGACGCGTGTGACCCTGAAGAGCCTGTCGCTCAAGTACTCGCTCTACCTCGGCACCATCTCCATGGTGTTGTTCGCCATTCTGACGGTGACCGGGGTGTTCCTGATGTTTCTCTACGTGCCCTCGGTGGAGCGCGCGTATTGGGGAATCAAAGACCTCGACTATGCGGTCAGCTTCGGTTGGCTGCTGCGCCGGGTGCACCGGATCAGTGCTCATCTGATGGTGGTGGCGGTGTTTCTCCACATGTTCCGCGTTTTCCTGACCGGTTCCTACAAGAAGGGCAGCGCCGTCGGATCGCAGCGGCCGTTCAACTGGGTTCTGGGCGTGCTGCTGCTGGCTCTCACGCTCTTTCTCAGTTTCACCGGTTACCTGCTGCCGTGGGATCAACTGGCCTTTTGGGCGATCACGGTAGGCACCAACATCGCCGCCAGCGTGCCGGTTGTCGGAGAGCAGATTCGTCAGTTCCTGCTCGGCGGCACCCTGATCGGGCAGAACACCCTGATCCGCTTCTACGTCCTGCACGTTTTCTTTCTGCCGCTGGCCTTGGGTGGGGTGGCGGTCTGGCACATGTGGCGCATCCGCAAGGACGGCGGCTTGGCAGTGACCGAGCAGCTGCGCGAGAAGAACCGGGAAGCGGAGCCGGAAGAACCGCTCAAGACAAAGACCTGGAGTGTTCTGGGGATCGCCAGTGGGACATCGGTGACCGTGATGGATCCGGCAACCGTCCATGAATCCGACTCGGTGCCGTCCTCGCCGTTTCTGACCGCGCGTCTGCTGGGCGTGACAGTCGCGACCTTAATCGTGACGCTGCTCCTGGGCCTCGTGGTGGCGGCACCGCTCGAGCAGGCGGCCAATCCGGAAGTAACTCCCAACCCGGCCAAGGCGCCATGGTATTTCCTGGGGCTGCAGGAGCTGGTGAGCTACTCGGCCCTGATGGGGGGGGTGCTCATTCCGGGCATTGTGCTTCTGGGGTTGGCCTTGATCCCCTTCCTGGATCGGGAACAAAGACTGATCGGATACTGGTTCACCGATGCGGCCGGCAAGAAGTGGGCCCTGATCGGTCTGGCCTGGGGGCTGGTCTGGACGATCGGCTGCGTCGCTCTCGGCGTCAAGGTGCCGGTGCGGGAGCTCTTTCCGACGATCGAGAGCCAGATCTTCTTCGATCTCGTCAATCCGGCGACATTGCTGTTGCTGAGCTTCGTGGCGCTCTATTACATCGCGCTGAAGGCGACCGCATCGACCCGAACCGCGGCGGTCGCCACCTTCTGCGCCTTCATCGTGGCCTTCCTTCTACTGACCTGGGCCGGAACCGCAATGCGGGGGCCGAACTGGGAGTTTTTCTGGCCGTGGCAGGAGTGGCCCCAACAACCCATTCAGTTTTAG
- a CDS encoding c-type cytochrome, producing the protein MSRIQRIPKRELIVLLIIGLAGVAAVAAVFVREVTPEWKYYQGEFASIVEENLGSVDPSQVPRGIQQIWVEDLDRVDRCTTCHQGMFWTGLEDVEQPWGTHPRLELFRSHPVEEYGCTVCHGGEGYALSAYEGHGYSRHWEEPLLAQPIASEYDPVNPPPLVETNCNYCHRYERSTPGMDYVNRGKEVVRTKGCKICHVINGSGGRMGPDLTHVGDKHAEEFDFSNLATDQLTVFNWHFKHFKSPITVVPESIMPDLNLQSRDALALSMLVMSWRDNEHLPRKYFPGVELKDEQTAAEMERERRMLEGDGAFFVEHSCFVCHSIEAFEIESPTNKGPDLSWAPDDVRTRFSKTVEEFIFEPTGTMEIILGSQIVLTDEQKWEAVNKISKAYDIVKNREQE; encoded by the coding sequence ATGAGCAGAATCCAACGCATCCCCAAACGCGAGCTGATCGTTCTACTCATCATCGGCTTGGCCGGCGTTGCCGCCGTCGCGGCGGTGTTCGTGCGCGAGGTCACTCCCGAGTGGAAGTACTACCAAGGTGAGTTTGCGAGCATCGTCGAGGAGAACCTGGGCTCGGTCGATCCCTCCCAGGTCCCCCGCGGGATCCAGCAGATTTGGGTGGAAGATCTCGACCGCGTCGACCGCTGCACGACCTGTCATCAGGGCATGTTCTGGACCGGGCTCGAGGACGTCGAGCAACCGTGGGGAACCCACCCGCGACTGGAGCTCTTCCGCTCTCACCCGGTGGAGGAGTACGGCTGTACCGTCTGTCACGGTGGCGAGGGCTATGCGCTGAGCGCGTACGAGGGGCACGGCTACTCTCGCCACTGGGAGGAGCCGCTCCTGGCACAGCCGATCGCCTCGGAGTACGACCCCGTCAACCCACCGCCTCTGGTGGAGACCAACTGCAACTACTGTCATCGCTACGAGCGCTCGACGCCGGGGATGGACTACGTCAATCGGGGCAAAGAGGTCGTCCGGACCAAGGGCTGCAAGATCTGCCACGTGATCAATGGGAGTGGCGGCCGCATGGGTCCCGATCTGACTCACGTCGGCGACAAGCACGCCGAGGAGTTCGATTTCTCGAACCTGGCTACCGACCAGTTGACCGTCTTCAACTGGCACTTCAAGCACTTCAAGTCACCGATCACCGTGGTGCCCGAGAGCATCATGCCGGACCTCAATCTCCAGAGCAGAGACGCCCTGGCCCTCAGCATGCTGGTGATGAGCTGGCGCGATAACGAGCACCTTCCGCGCAAATACTTCCCCGGCGTCGAGCTCAAGGACGAGCAAACCGCCGCAGAGATGGAGCGCGAGCGCCGGATGTTGGAAGGCGATGGCGCCTTCTTCGTCGAGCACAGCTGTTTCGTCTGTCACTCGATCGAAGCCTTCGAGATCGAGTCACCGACCAACAAGGGGCCGGACCTCTCTTGGGCGCCGGACGACGTGCGGACCCGCTTCAGCAAAACGGTCGAGGAGTTCATCTTCGAGCCCACCGGGACTATGGAGATCATCCTGGGAAGCCAGATCGTTCTGACCGACGAGCAGAAATGGGAGGCGGTCAACAAAATCTCGAAGGCCTACGACATCGTCAAAAACCGGGAGCAGGAGTAG
- the nosZ gene encoding Sec-dependent nitrous-oxide reductase, giving the protein MRNSTRATLVVLAVVALLVGGCGKQPPGRGAARGNGGSDVTAAALATYVPPGDLDEYYLFYSGGHGGQVFVAGVPSMRHIATIPVFTPYPGTGFGFDDETKEMLAGYTWGDSHHPGFSETGGEYDGRWLFINDNANGRMARINLKDFKTKQILKIPNVSANHGSSFVSPNTEYITMATRMSVPFPEGTYADVTDYAEKYKGVVAGIEVDPDSGHLTLGWEIVVPPFDYDLGDAGKGPSEGYFFWTCYNSEREFIEGGKLEVTASQRDKDYILMVDWRAAAQAVADGQAETIKGAPVLFPDKTSDIAWFLPLAKSPHGVDVAPSGQWIVGAGKLSPTTTVFNIDKIKKAIEDKNFEDTIDGIPVLTYDSVREAEIPVGLGPLHTQFDGRGYAYTSLFVESAVAKWKLPPYDDTSDMSQYVVDKIPVSYNIGHLVTAEGDSIEPDGNYLVALNKLSKGRHISVGPSIPESAQLIDISGDKMRLLYDAFTEPEPHYAVMIKADKLDPIEVYKKDDPAWPKNPNAIWTAEEAKIERRGNTVEVWMMAVRSFFAPDVIRVKKGDKVIIHVTNIEQTRDELHGFAINDYDINLVADPGETKTVTFTADKTGVFAFYCTNFCSALHQEMQGYFLVEG; this is encoded by the coding sequence ATGAGGAATTCGACAAGAGCAACACTAGTCGTGCTTGCGGTTGTGGCCCTGCTCGTGGGCGGATGTGGCAAGCAGCCGCCAGGGCGGGGTGCGGCGCGCGGCAACGGAGGCTCGGATGTGACCGCAGCGGCGCTGGCCACCTATGTGCCGCCCGGCGATCTGGACGAGTACTATCTCTTCTACTCGGGTGGCCACGGTGGGCAGGTTTTCGTGGCGGGAGTCCCCTCGATGCGGCATATCGCCACTATTCCCGTGTTCACGCCCTATCCAGGCACCGGGTTCGGCTTCGACGACGAGACCAAGGAGATGCTGGCCGGCTATACCTGGGGTGATTCGCACCATCCGGGCTTTTCGGAGACCGGTGGCGAATACGACGGTCGCTGGCTGTTCATCAACGACAACGCCAACGGCAGGATGGCCCGTATCAATCTGAAGGATTTCAAAACCAAGCAGATTCTCAAGATCCCGAATGTTTCCGCCAACCATGGCAGCTCGTTTGTCTCGCCGAACACCGAGTACATCACCATGGCGACCCGCATGTCGGTTCCGTTTCCGGAGGGAACGTATGCAGACGTGACGGACTACGCTGAAAAGTACAAGGGCGTCGTGGCCGGCATTGAGGTCGACCCCGATTCGGGGCACCTTACGCTCGGCTGGGAGATCGTGGTGCCGCCGTTCGACTACGACCTGGGTGACGCCGGGAAAGGCCCCAGCGAGGGGTACTTTTTCTGGACCTGCTACAACTCGGAGCGAGAGTTCATCGAGGGCGGCAAGCTCGAGGTGACCGCATCGCAGCGCGACAAAGACTACATCCTGATGGTCGACTGGCGTGCCGCCGCCCAGGCCGTGGCCGACGGGCAAGCAGAGACGATCAAGGGCGCTCCGGTGCTCTTCCCGGATAAGACTTCCGACATCGCCTGGTTCCTGCCGCTGGCGAAGTCTCCGCACGGGGTAGACGTCGCACCGTCGGGGCAGTGGATTGTCGGCGCGGGCAAGCTCTCTCCGACGACAACGGTCTTCAACATCGACAAGATCAAGAAGGCCATCGAGGACAAGAACTTCGAGGACACCATCGATGGCATTCCGGTTCTGACCTACGACTCGGTCCGTGAGGCAGAGATTCCGGTCGGGCTCGGTCCGCTACACACGCAATTCGACGGCAGGGGCTATGCCTACACGTCGCTCTTCGTGGAAAGCGCGGTCGCCAAATGGAAGCTGCCGCCCTATGACGACACGTCGGATATGAGCCAGTACGTGGTCGACAAGATTCCGGTCTCCTACAACATCGGTCATCTCGTGACTGCCGAAGGGGACTCGATCGAGCCTGACGGCAACTATCTGGTGGCTCTCAACAAGCTGTCGAAGGGTCGCCACATCAGCGTCGGTCCATCGATTCCGGAATCGGCGCAGCTAATCGACATCTCCGGCGACAAGATGAGGCTCCTCTACGACGCCTTCACCGAGCCGGAGCCGCATTATGCGGTGATGATCAAAGCTGACAAGCTCGACCCGATCGAGGTCTACAAGAAGGATGATCCGGCCTGGCCCAAGAACCCGAACGCCATCTGGACGGCCGAGGAAGCGAAGATCGAGCGTCGAGGCAACACCGTCGAAGTATGGATGATGGCGGTGCGCTCGTTCTTCGCACCCGATGTGATCCGGGTGAAGAAGGGCGACAAGGTCATCATTCACGTGACCAACATCGAGCAGACCCGCGACGAGCTGCATGGTTTCGCCATCAATGACTACGACATCAATCTGGTCGCCGATCCGGGAGAGACCAAGACCGTGACGTTCACCGCGGACAAGACAGGTGTATTCGCCTTCTACTGCACCAACTTCTGTAGCGCTCTGCATCAGGAGATGCAGGGCTACTTCTTGGTTGAGGGATGA
- the nosD gene encoding nitrous oxide reductase family maturation protein NosD has protein sequence MLRLRCTSRGECLGLVAFLLTLLNLFSLVRLEAAVHRVRAGERIAPVLRQAEAGDTVWLEPGEYVENLVIEVPVTLTGDGYPHIRGGYKGTVIHVKAAGTVIEGLRVSQAGTQLTEDMASILVEADSVTVRDNRIDEPLHGIYVKGASRIHIDGNRIEGRLDLIEEDRGNGIHLWNSRDNLIERNEILNVRDGIYFSFADDTRVSKNHIHEVRYGLHYMYSNRNVFEDNLFERNVAGAALMYSNDIRFVRNVFARCRGFRAYGILYQSMDDTRAEQNLILDNSRGFFLNNSGQNFLLNNDVVDNDLAIQLNGDGGGNVIAGNNFVNNLSDLLLDIGEVAIEWTDERGGNYWSGYRGYDLDGDGIGDRPHTIQNVFQVLESDYPEVRFYLLSLAAEVLEIAERTLPILDLERAGDSAPRLRPWANEEVPWSQVQQRYRKRSLPAAAAFLLVSVAPFLALLTASRRRSG, from the coding sequence GTGTTGCGCCTACGGTGCACCAGCCGGGGCGAGTGTCTCGGGCTCGTCGCGTTCTTATTGACGCTGCTGAACCTGTTTTCCCTGGTTCGGCTGGAAGCGGCCGTCCACCGGGTTCGCGCCGGGGAGAGGATCGCGCCGGTTCTCCGTCAAGCCGAGGCCGGTGACACCGTCTGGTTGGAGCCCGGAGAGTACGTGGAGAACCTCGTTATCGAGGTTCCGGTGACGCTGACCGGTGACGGCTATCCGCATATTCGAGGCGGCTACAAAGGGACGGTCATTCACGTCAAGGCCGCCGGTACGGTGATCGAGGGTCTGCGCGTAAGCCAGGCCGGAACCCAACTTACCGAGGATATGGCCAGCATCCTGGTGGAGGCCGATTCGGTGACCGTGCGCGACAATCGAATCGACGAGCCCTTGCACGGGATCTACGTCAAAGGCGCCAGCCGAATCCACATTGACGGTAATCGAATCGAAGGCAGGCTCGATCTGATCGAGGAGGACCGCGGCAACGGCATTCACCTCTGGAACAGCCGCGACAATCTGATCGAGCGCAACGAAATTCTCAACGTACGCGACGGCATCTATTTCTCCTTCGCCGACGATACGCGGGTGTCGAAAAACCACATCCACGAAGTGCGCTACGGCCTGCACTACATGTATTCCAACCGCAACGTTTTCGAAGACAACCTGTTCGAGCGCAATGTCGCCGGAGCGGCGTTGATGTACTCGAACGACATCCGCTTCGTGCGCAATGTCTTCGCTCGCTGTCGGGGATTTCGCGCCTACGGCATCCTCTACCAGTCGATGGACGACACCCGTGCCGAGCAGAATCTCATCCTGGACAACAGCCGGGGATTCTTCCTCAACAACAGTGGCCAGAACTTCTTGCTGAACAACGATGTGGTGGACAACGATCTGGCGATTCAGCTCAACGGTGACGGCGGCGGCAACGTCATCGCCGGCAACAACTTCGTCAACAACCTGAGCGACCTGCTACTCGATATCGGGGAAGTGGCGATCGAATGGACCGACGAGCGGGGGGGCAACTACTGGAGCGGTTACAGAGGATACGACCTCGACGGAGACGGCATCGGCGATCGGCCGCACACGATCCAGAACGTCTTCCAGGTGCTGGAGAGCGACTATCCCGAGGTCCGCTTTTATCTCCTGAGCCTGGCGGCCGAGGTCTTGGAGATCGCTGAGAGGACTCTTCCGATCCTGGATCTGGAGCGGGCCGGGGACAGCGCGCCACGGCTCCGGCCCTGGGCCAATGAAGAGGTTCCCTGGTCGCAGGTTCAGCAGCGTTACCGGAAGCGCAGCCTGCCGGCGGCCGCGGCCTTTCTCCTAGTCTCCGTGGCTCCCTTCCTGGCTCTTCTCACTGCCAGCCGCAGGCGCTCCGGATAG